A stretch of the Atribacterota bacterium genome encodes the following:
- a CDS encoding MazG nucleotide pyrophosphohydrolase domain-containing protein, giving the protein MFQKEKELFSELISIVTQLRGPQGCLWDKKQTLNSMVINILDEAQEIKEAVDNKNSQNLCEELGDLLMDILLEIQIAKEEGLFDYQQVLNGAKEKFIRRHPHVFSDVQVNSAEEALAVWKKMKQMERENNNE; this is encoded by the coding sequence ATGTTCCAGAAAGAGAAAGAATTGTTTTCGGAATTAATTTCTATTGTTACTCAACTTAGAGGTCCCCAGGGCTGTCTCTGGGATAAAAAACAAACCCTGAACTCCATGGTGATTAATATCCTGGATGAAGCACAAGAGATAAAAGAAGCTGTAGATAATAAAAATTCTCAAAATTTATGTGAGGAACTGGGAGATTTGTTGATGGATATTTTGCTGGAGATACAGATAGCTAAAGAAGAAGGGTTATTTGATTATCAACAGGTATTAAATGGTGCTAAAGAAAAATTTATCCGTCGTCATCCTCATGTTTTTAGCGATGTTCAAGTTAATAGCGCTGAAGAGGCGCTTGCAGTCTGGAAGAAGATGAAACAGATGGAAAGAGAAAACAACAATGAATAG
- a CDS encoding TolC family protein: MNKSIAFTRGKSFWLSIFILLIVYIFLIFSEMAYSAESLSLDIEECIRIALENNLGYRISQSKVEAKEEQVKETKGATKINAKFQGGYIRMNEAPDMENIAEGDFSYLYSSGYGVPLISVKVSKVLYSGGKLKTLVELAEAEQSIAVNELEANKQELIYKVTEAYYRVLQAEGLKRVSEQALTQIKAHLETSQSLLAEGMIAPIDLNRINSQLSNLEHNLIRAENGYMLAVYNLNSILGIALETIIQLQDSLSYEACEITLEEALETVWQCRPEIHNINQQKIIMEGMVDIAKSNRRPQIVMNMESGLTGWQVAIIGEVPIFDGGVNKSKIKQAEINLSQVEQSRKQVEQLIEFEVRSAFLNMKEAEKLVKVTEQGIKDSMESFRIAQVKYNEGIATNIEVIDAQSALIEAETNHLNALHDYNTSRAALIKAMGLLNY, translated from the coding sequence ATGAACAAATCAATAGCATTTACAAGAGGTAAATCATTCTGGTTATCAATATTTATTTTATTAATAGTATATATATTTTTAATTTTTTCAGAAATGGCTTATTCGGCAGAAAGTCTAAGTTTGGATATAGAAGAATGTATTAGAATTGCTCTAGAGAACAATCTGGGATATCGGATTTCCCAGAGTAAAGTAGAAGCAAAAGAGGAGCAGGTGAAAGAAACCAAAGGAGCTACTAAAATCAACGCCAAATTTCAGGGTGGTTATATCAGAATGAATGAAGCTCCCGATATGGAAAACATTGCCGAAGGCGATTTTAGTTATCTTTATTCCTCCGGTTATGGAGTTCCTCTTATCTCAGTTAAGGTTTCCAAGGTACTGTACAGTGGTGGTAAGCTAAAAACTCTTGTTGAACTTGCTGAAGCGGAACAATCTATTGCTGTTAATGAACTGGAAGCAAATAAACAGGAACTCATTTATAAAGTAACCGAAGCTTATTACCGGGTATTGCAGGCAGAAGGACTGAAGAGAGTAAGTGAGCAGGCTTTAACCCAGATTAAAGCACATCTGGAGACCTCCCAGTCACTACTGGCAGAAGGAATGATTGCTCCCATTGATTTAAACCGGATTAATTCTCAGCTATCTAATCTGGAACATAATTTAATTAGAGCGGAAAATGGTTATATGCTGGCAGTATATAATTTAAATTCCATCTTGGGAATTGCCCTGGAGACTATAATTCAATTACAGGATAGTCTTTCTTATGAAGCTTGCGAGATTACCCTGGAGGAAGCATTGGAAACAGTCTGGCAGTGCAGACCTGAAATACACAATATTAATCAACAGAAAATTATAATGGAAGGAATGGTAGATATAGCCAAAAGCAATAGAAGACCACAAATAGTTATGAATATGGAATCAGGATTAACTGGCTGGCAGGTAGCAATAATAGGAGAAGTACCTATTTTTGATGGTGGAGTAAATAAATCAAAAATAAAACAGGCTGAAATAAATTTATCCCAGGTTGAGCAAAGTAGAAAACAGGTTGAACAATTAATAGAATTTGAAGTACGCTCTGCCTTTCTAAATATGAAGGAAGCAGAGAAATTAGTTAAAGTAACCGAACAGGGTATTAAGGATTCTATGGAGAGTTTTCGCATCGCCCAGGTAAAATATAATGAGGGCATTGCTACCAATATCGAAGTAATTGATGCCCAAAGTGCTTTAATTGAAGCAGAAACTAATCATCTCAACGCTTTACATGATTATAATACCAGCAGAGCAGCTTTGATAAAGGCTATGGGATTATTGAATTATTAA
- a CDS encoding efflux RND transporter periplasmic adaptor subunit — translation MRITKCRVFYAVIIIFVGLLIIPIANRFYQQRQEIATIPQTQPDRIVPVQVARVQGGDIKSFFTVSGLVEPKEIVRVYAKNIGQVKELLVKEGDTVQKNDILMRLDDEQIRLQVAQAKATLDAIQASLEKVKTGARPQEISQAEAAVRQAKISRDSAEENYLSMQKLFSEGAVSEQQHDQAKNQFEIAEAQYQVANESYKLVMEGASEQDLRSVEAQVRQAQSALEMTQSQLNNTVVKAPISGKVTSINAKIGELVSSTIPLLAIVDTSELYVTTGISEKDVATIQLGQKAEIFIDAFSQNVFSGEITSKGVMVDPASKTMEVKIRLNNPDTEIPPGVFARANIAIREIKDTLIIPDTALTRKKDGIYVFVLKGDIVEQREVVTGISQGNQVEILQGLHKDEEIVISGNITVQSGEKVRVIDREDIKQ, via the coding sequence ATGAGAATTACCAAGTGCAGAGTTTTTTATGCAGTTATTATCATATTTGTGGGATTGCTTATTATACCAATAGCAAATCGTTTTTACCAGCAGAGGCAAGAAATAGCTACAATCCCTCAGACACAACCAGATAGGATAGTGCCAGTACAGGTTGCCAGAGTTCAAGGAGGTGATATCAAATCATTCTTTACTGTCAGTGGATTGGTAGAACCTAAAGAAATAGTTAGAGTATACGCTAAGAACATTGGACAGGTAAAGGAATTATTGGTTAAGGAAGGTGATACTGTACAAAAAAATGATATATTAATGCGTCTGGATGATGAACAGATTAGATTACAGGTAGCTCAGGCGAAAGCTACTCTTGATGCTATCCAGGCTTCTTTAGAAAAGGTCAAAACTGGTGCCAGACCTCAGGAAATAAGTCAAGCAGAAGCAGCAGTTCGTCAAGCCAAGATAAGTAGAGATAGCGCAGAAGAAAATTATTTAAGTATGCAGAAACTTTTTTCTGAAGGTGCTGTTTCAGAACAGCAGCATGACCAGGCTAAAAATCAATTCGAGATTGCTGAAGCTCAGTATCAAGTGGCAAATGAGAGTTACAAGCTGGTTATGGAAGGTGCCTCTGAACAGGATCTTAGATCGGTAGAGGCTCAGGTTAGACAGGCTCAATCTGCTTTAGAAATGACTCAATCGCAACTAAATAATACTGTGGTTAAAGCTCCCATCAGTGGTAAAGTAACATCAATTAATGCCAAAATTGGAGAACTGGTTTCCTCCACAATTCCTCTTTTAGCTATTGTGGATACCAGTGAATTGTATGTAACAACGGGAATATCTGAAAAAGATGTTGCTACCATACAATTAGGACAAAAAGCTGAAATATTTATCGATGCTTTCTCGCAAAATGTGTTTTCTGGAGAAATTACTAGCAAAGGGGTGATGGTAGACCCTGCTAGTAAAACGATGGAAGTTAAAATAAGATTAAATAATCCTGATACAGAGATACCGCCTGGCGTTTTTGCCAGGGCTAATATAGCAATCAGGGAAATTAAGGATACCCTTATTATTCCGGATACCGCTTTAACTAGAAAAAAAGATGGGATTTATGTATTTGTCTTAAAGGGAGATATTGTTGAACAAAGAGAAGTTGTTACTGGAATTAGCCAGGGTAATCAGGTTGAAATTTTACAAGGTCTGCACAAGGATGAGGAAATTGTTATTTCCGGAAATATAACAGTTCAAAGTGGAGAAAAAGTTAGGGTTATCGACCGGGAGGATATAAAGCAGTGA